One window from the genome of Crateriforma spongiae encodes:
- a CDS encoding S46 family peptidase, with protein MTTTVMLTLSGALGGTAVTLYGDEGMYLFNDLPKETLKSRHDFEITQAWANHLRLSSVRFNSGGSGSFVSSDGLVLTNHHVASDTLHKLSTPERNLIDDGFTARSIDEELKAPDLELNQLHSIENVTDRVNAAVDDDADPETAFKQRRAIIATIENESFESTGFRSDVITLFGGAQYHLYRYKKYTDVRLVWAPETAAAFFGGDADNFEYPRYNLDATLMRVYEDGKPAKLEHFLAWNDQPLQGGELVFVSGNPGRTQRIYTVDALRYLRDDRLPYVLDYLRRKEILMQQFSLNGAEAKRRGRDELFGIQNARKAYTGMLAGLQNPQTFAAKKGREDKLLAAIADDASLAPLADAWQDVAKLQKEKADMLDQSVNLRSSLFSLAMNTVLLAEEDTKPNEQRLSEFTDAGRESLLQRLLSTAPIYDDLETIKLADELSRLIEVRGADDDLVVEILAGKGPRERAAEIVAGTRMDEVPYRKELVDGGRAVVLQSDDPMIQLARWLEPEYRRIREINEKIDERERQAYAKITEATTAVEGTGGYPDATFTLRLAFGTVKGYDEDGKWIEPTTDFAGAFTHAADHEGQEDFDLPSRWHDAKDRLDLSTQLNFVCTADIIGGNSGSPVVDRDGKLVGLIFDGNIQSLTADYLYSDEQARAVSVSAVGIREAIEKIYQAPDLAKSLGQ; from the coding sequence ATGACGACGACGGTGATGTTGACGCTTTCGGGGGCTTTGGGCGGTACGGCGGTCACGCTGTATGGTGACGAAGGCATGTACCTGTTCAACGATCTGCCCAAAGAAACGTTGAAATCACGGCACGACTTTGAAATCACCCAAGCTTGGGCCAATCACCTGCGATTGTCTTCGGTACGTTTCAACAGCGGCGGATCGGGATCATTCGTGTCCAGCGATGGTTTGGTGTTGACCAATCATCACGTCGCCAGTGACACGTTGCATAAATTGTCGACGCCCGAGCGCAATTTGATCGATGACGGATTCACCGCGCGATCGATCGACGAAGAATTGAAGGCACCCGATCTGGAATTGAACCAATTGCATTCGATCGAAAACGTGACGGATCGAGTCAACGCGGCGGTCGACGACGATGCGGATCCGGAAACCGCGTTCAAACAACGGCGTGCGATCATCGCGACGATCGAAAACGAATCTTTCGAATCCACCGGGTTCCGCAGCGATGTGATCACGCTGTTCGGTGGCGCACAGTATCACCTGTATCGCTACAAGAAATACACGGACGTCCGATTGGTGTGGGCACCGGAAACGGCGGCAGCTTTTTTCGGTGGTGATGCCGATAACTTTGAATACCCACGATACAACTTGGACGCGACACTGATGCGCGTTTACGAAGACGGGAAACCGGCCAAGCTGGAACACTTCTTGGCTTGGAACGATCAACCTTTGCAAGGCGGCGAATTGGTTTTCGTCAGCGGCAACCCTGGTCGAACCCAGCGGATCTATACCGTCGATGCTTTGCGATATTTGCGTGACGATCGTTTGCCGTACGTGTTGGATTATCTGCGCCGCAAGGAAATTTTGATGCAGCAATTCAGTCTGAACGGTGCCGAAGCCAAGCGTCGCGGCCGTGATGAATTGTTCGGCATCCAAAACGCCCGCAAGGCCTACACCGGCATGCTGGCCGGTCTGCAGAATCCGCAAACGTTTGCCGCGAAGAAAGGTCGCGAGGACAAATTGCTGGCCGCGATTGCGGACGACGCATCCTTGGCACCGTTGGCCGACGCATGGCAGGACGTCGCCAAACTGCAGAAGGAAAAGGCCGACATGCTGGATCAATCGGTAAACCTGCGAAGTTCCCTATTCAGCTTGGCGATGAACACCGTTCTGTTGGCCGAAGAAGACACCAAGCCTAACGAACAACGCCTGAGCGAATTCACCGATGCGGGACGCGAATCGTTATTGCAGCGTTTGTTGTCCACCGCACCGATCTATGACGATTTGGAAACGATCAAGCTGGCCGATGAATTGTCGCGATTGATCGAAGTCCGCGGTGCCGATGACGATTTGGTCGTGGAAATCTTGGCCGGCAAGGGACCACGGGAACGGGCGGCGGAAATCGTTGCGGGAACGCGAATGGACGAAGTCCCGTATCGAAAGGAACTGGTCGACGGCGGACGCGCCGTGGTGCTGCAAAGCGACGACCCGATGATCCAACTGGCGCGTTGGTTGGAACCGGAATACCGACGCATCCGCGAGATCAACGAAAAGATCGACGAACGCGAACGCCAGGCGTACGCCAAGATCACCGAAGCGACCACCGCGGTGGAAGGCACCGGTGGCTATCCCGATGCGACGTTCACGTTGCGTTTGGCCTTCGGGACGGTCAAGGGATACGACGAAGACGGCAAATGGATCGAACCGACCACCGACTTTGCCGGTGCGTTCACCCATGCGGCCGATCACGAGGGCCAGGAAGACTTTGATTTGCCGTCGCGTTGGCATGACGCCAAAGACCGTTTGGACCTGTCGACCCAGCTGAACTTTGTCTGCACCGCTGACATCATCGGCGGAAACAGCGGCAGCCCGGTGGTGGATCGCGACGGCAAATTGGTCGGGCTGATCTTCGACGGCAACATCCAAAGTCTGACGGCCGATTACCTGTACAGCGATGAACAGGCACGTGCGGTCAGCGTTTCGGCGGTCGGGATTCGCGAGGCGATCGAAAAGATCTATCAGGCACCCGATTTGGCCAAATCGCTGGGGCAATAG
- a CDS encoding MraY family glycosyltransferase encodes MNNAFQLFILLLVGATLPAMIVAMLAIYPIRRHAIRLGLMDRPGGHKAHTQATPLGGGIGIALGVVVTFAIATLAVFWTGWIDGLPESLAGRVAIYADGAQTRIGMLWSLIGAGLVLVVLGFVDDRRGLPWQFRLAVQFGVAIFTVYGMGIGLTAFIGLAWLTKLMSVLWIVAVINSFNMLDNMDGLSGGVAAVIATSMAIVMISTPDPATAKPQLLVAAFLMVVLGALLGFLWHNRPPAKIFMGDTGSYLVGYLISVAMLMATFAGGGEGRPHAVLAPLCAMAVPLYDMCTVLWIRIREGRSPFQADRRHFSHRLVELGMTRPRAVVTIYLVTATCGLAAILLTHVTVLQAITVLGIVGCMLWLIGILESTRWNQ; translated from the coding sequence ATGAACAACGCTTTTCAACTTTTCATCCTGTTGTTGGTCGGTGCGACATTGCCGGCCATGATCGTCGCCATGTTGGCGATCTATCCGATCCGGCGGCACGCGATCCGTCTGGGGTTGATGGACCGTCCCGGTGGTCACAAGGCGCATACCCAGGCCACGCCGCTGGGCGGCGGCATCGGCATCGCACTGGGCGTTGTGGTGACATTTGCGATCGCAACCTTGGCGGTTTTCTGGACCGGTTGGATCGACGGACTGCCGGAATCTTTGGCCGGCCGAGTGGCGATTTATGCCGACGGTGCCCAGACGCGAATCGGAATGCTGTGGTCCTTGATCGGTGCCGGATTGGTCCTGGTCGTCTTGGGGTTTGTGGATGACCGTCGGGGTCTGCCTTGGCAATTTCGCTTGGCGGTCCAGTTCGGCGTCGCGATCTTCACCGTCTATGGGATGGGCATCGGGCTGACCGCGTTCATCGGTCTGGCTTGGCTGACCAAGTTGATGTCGGTGCTGTGGATCGTGGCGGTGATCAACAGCTTTAACATGCTGGACAACATGGACGGATTAAGCGGTGGCGTGGCGGCGGTGATCGCCACTTCGATGGCCATCGTGATGATCAGCACGCCTGATCCGGCAACGGCCAAGCCACAATTGTTGGTCGCGGCGTTTTTGATGGTGGTGCTGGGGGCATTGCTGGGGTTTTTGTGGCACAACCGACCCCCGGCAAAGATATTCATGGGCGATACCGGCAGTTACCTGGTCGGCTATCTGATCAGCGTTGCGATGCTGATGGCCACGTTCGCCGGTGGCGGTGAAGGACGACCGCACGCGGTGTTAGCGCCGCTGTGTGCGATGGCGGTTCCGCTGTACGACATGTGCACGGTGTTGTGGATCCGCATCCGCGAAGGACGCAGCCCATTTCAGGCCGACCGACGCCACTTTTCACACCGCTTGGTCGAACTGGGCATGACGCGACCGCGAGCGGTGGTGACGATTTATTTGGTCACCGCGACGTGCGGTTTGGCCGCGATTTTGTTGACGCACGTCACCGTGCTGCAGGCCATCACGGTCCTGGGCATCGTCGGATGCATGTTGTGGTTGATCGGGATCTTGGAATCCACGCGTTGGAATCAGTGA
- a CDS encoding polysaccharide biosynthesis/export family protein: protein MIHPRSLTESAAVWILVTLTLFSTGCQFHWNNWDGESIPANRLSPDLFGCSRDDLVPVPQTKLGQNPVDQHRIGAGDVLSVYIFGVFPPGENETPIVEQNQGLNQRYYPPNGNVVAPSTGLPIKVQSGGTLDLPLIQPLAVQGLTLTEATETIRAAYYKQNVLLQGQGQITVGLLIPRTQRVVVLREDSPAGNMTLSGQSAVVQAHRGSGQVIDLPIYENDVLHALAATGGLPGTDAAREVYVIRAGGFADRLLDSTNPNALVNDYVERPSLGGQSGTLEIMPDIVRIPLMIRNATLPFGPNDVILNEGDVLFVPKRREYFYTGGLLPGGRVPLPRDEDLDIVEAIAMVGASPGGPMGQDGAVLMSGRQAYLRSATRAVILRKLPDGRQMNIRVDLDRAMHDPKERIDIQPDDVVMLYQKPGAAIINSALGVAVR from the coding sequence ATGATTCATCCGCGAAGCCTGACTGAATCCGCCGCCGTGTGGATCCTGGTGACACTGACGCTGTTCAGTACGGGATGCCAATTCCACTGGAACAATTGGGACGGCGAATCGATTCCGGCCAACCGTCTGTCACCCGACCTGTTCGGATGCAGCCGTGACGACTTGGTGCCCGTTCCGCAAACCAAACTGGGGCAAAATCCGGTCGACCAACACCGCATCGGTGCGGGCGACGTGTTATCGGTCTACATCTTTGGCGTGTTCCCGCCGGGTGAAAACGAAACGCCGATCGTTGAACAGAACCAAGGTTTGAACCAACGATACTATCCGCCCAACGGAAACGTCGTGGCACCGTCGACGGGATTGCCGATCAAAGTGCAAAGCGGTGGAACATTGGATTTGCCGTTGATCCAGCCACTGGCGGTCCAAGGGCTGACGTTGACCGAGGCGACCGAGACGATTCGGGCGGCCTATTACAAACAAAACGTCCTGTTGCAGGGCCAAGGCCAGATCACCGTCGGCTTGCTGATTCCACGCACCCAACGCGTCGTCGTTTTGCGTGAAGATTCACCGGCCGGCAACATGACCCTTAGCGGCCAAAGTGCGGTCGTCCAAGCCCATCGCGGCAGCGGTCAAGTGATCGACTTGCCGATCTATGAAAACGACGTTTTGCACGCCTTGGCGGCCACGGGTGGATTGCCCGGTACCGACGCGGCACGCGAAGTCTATGTCATCCGCGCCGGCGGTTTTGCGGACCGATTATTGGACAGCACCAACCCCAACGCATTGGTCAACGACTATGTCGAACGTCCCTCGCTGGGCGGACAAAGCGGAACGCTGGAAATCATGCCGGACATCGTTCGCATCCCGCTGATGATTCGCAACGCAACGTTGCCGTTCGGCCCCAATGATGTGATTCTAAACGAAGGCGATGTGTTGTTCGTTCCCAAACGACGCGAATACTTTTACACCGGTGGCCTGTTGCCGGGCGGTCGCGTTCCGTTGCCGCGTGACGAGGACTTGGACATCGTCGAAGCCATTGCGATGGTCGGCGCTTCGCCCGGTGGCCCGATGGGTCAAGACGGTGCGGTGTTGATGTCGGGCCGACAAGCCTATCTGCGTTCGGCCACCCGAGCAGTGATACTTCGCAAGTTGCCCGACGGTCGCCAAATGAACATTCGCGTCGACTTGGATCGCGCAATGCATGATCCGAAGGAACGAATCGACATCCAGCCCGACGATGTCGTGATGCTGTATCAAAAACCGGGCGCGGCGATCATCAACTCTGCCCTTGGCGTCGCGGTTCGATAG
- the wbaP gene encoding undecaprenyl-phosphate galactose phosphotransferase WbaP, which produces MPHRSSAAGRSTTPSPGARSAAGGSSGAAAAAQRRRRLPAGIVSLEALHPPTGSTDSNLRLDAAHAVVAESDAASFSTGHDEPDPSDDLTRVGRLTVVRRFLHATVTAVPLWIADATMLLAMQWIVITVAQQWTTWDATISLATATISTVTLYAAIGIPLGLLNVPGQNPVTELRMGIQSAGLAGLIVTYGYVFASQPVAARVLACAAWVALTVGLFPLARILGRGILSRFSWWGVPALIIGDGRRAMLLHQYLQRSASRGVRSLGILQTQPTFAVFGQDGSIRPRRPADVLGGIGELPHLNETHAFRLAVVATENVSRRQAAAVADQVQSQVPEVILPVCEQLPSLWCETGDVGGFMSVRMRHRLRRPLPVLVKRITDVAGAAVLLVVLAPLAAMIALFIRFVSPGPVFYSHERIGKGGVHFQAWKFRTMVVDADQRLKHLLDSDPDLKLQWQADQKLRQDPRVIPVLGNFLRKSSLDELPQLWNVLWGQMSLVGPRPIVESEIEKYRGEFERYLAVRPGMTGLWQVSGRNDTTYDERVALDRFYVRNWSYWLDYYLLLRTIRTLLLREGAY; this is translated from the coding sequence ATGCCGCACCGTTCCTCGGCCGCCGGACGCAGCACGACGCCGTCACCGGGCGCAAGGTCGGCCGCCGGCGGATCGTCTGGTGCAGCCGCGGCGGCGCAGCGGAGGCGGCGATTGCCGGCCGGCATCGTGTCGCTGGAAGCCCTGCATCCACCGACCGGCAGCACGGATTCGAATCTGCGGTTGGACGCGGCACACGCGGTGGTCGCCGAATCCGACGCCGCGTCGTTTTCCACTGGGCACGATGAACCGGATCCATCGGATGACCTGACCCGTGTCGGCCGCTTGACGGTGGTACGCAGGTTCTTGCACGCGACGGTGACGGCGGTGCCATTGTGGATCGCCGATGCGACGATGCTGTTGGCGATGCAGTGGATCGTCATCACGGTCGCCCAGCAATGGACGACTTGGGACGCGACCATTTCCCTTGCCACCGCCACGATCTCCACGGTCACGCTGTACGCGGCAATCGGGATTCCGCTGGGACTGTTGAACGTGCCGGGCCAAAATCCCGTCACCGAACTTCGCATGGGAATCCAATCGGCAGGACTGGCCGGATTGATCGTGACCTACGGATACGTTTTCGCCAGCCAGCCGGTGGCTGCCCGCGTTTTGGCTTGTGCTGCCTGGGTTGCTTTGACGGTCGGCCTGTTTCCGCTGGCGAGGATCTTGGGCCGGGGCATCCTTTCCCGCTTTTCGTGGTGGGGGGTTCCGGCGTTGATCATCGGCGATGGTCGTCGAGCCATGCTGTTGCACCAATACTTGCAACGATCCGCGTCGCGAGGCGTTCGATCGCTTGGGATCCTTCAGACCCAGCCGACCTTTGCGGTGTTCGGACAAGACGGATCCATTCGGCCGCGACGTCCGGCCGACGTTTTAGGCGGCATCGGCGAATTGCCGCATTTGAATGAGACCCACGCATTTCGTTTGGCCGTGGTGGCGACTGAAAACGTTTCACGCCGTCAAGCCGCGGCCGTCGCCGATCAGGTTCAGTCACAGGTTCCCGAAGTCATTCTGCCGGTGTGCGAACAGTTGCCCAGTCTGTGGTGTGAAACCGGTGATGTCGGTGGGTTCATGTCGGTCCGCATGCGCCACCGTTTGCGTCGGCCGTTGCCCGTGTTGGTCAAGCGGATCACCGATGTCGCCGGCGCGGCGGTGTTGTTGGTCGTGTTGGCACCGCTGGCCGCCATGATCGCATTGTTCATTCGCTTCGTTTCGCCGGGGCCGGTTTTCTATTCGCACGAACGGATCGGCAAAGGCGGCGTTCATTTTCAGGCGTGGAAGTTTCGCACGATGGTGGTCGACGCCGATCAGCGATTGAAACACCTGTTGGACAGCGATCCCGATCTGAAACTTCAATGGCAGGCGGATCAGAAACTGCGTCAGGATCCCCGCGTTATCCCGGTCCTGGGCAACTTTTTGCGCAAGTCCAGTTTGGACGAGCTGCCACAACTTTGGAACGTCTTGTGGGGCCAGATGAGCCTGGTCGGGCCGCGACCGATTGTTGAATCGGAGATCGAAAAGTATCGCGGCGAATTTGAGCGTTACCTTGCCGTGCGGCCTGGCATGACGGGATTGTGGCAAGTGTCCGGCCGTAACGACACGACTTATGACGAGCGCGTCGCGCTGGATCGCTTTTACGTTCGCAATTGGTCGTACTGGCTGGACTATTACCTGCTGTTGCGAACGATCCGAACACTGTTGTTACGCGAAGGGGCTTACTGA
- a CDS encoding polysaccharide biosynthesis tyrosine autokinase: MTGSTSVTQHQPNRRGGSTESPRTGLGLPLRNSVEAINLPQLIARQRWLILFLGSCGLAMGVAYATHAEVLYESQAKVLVAQRSAGLNNSGTGTDVVDEDVLANHMGLIRSRKIVSEALAEYGLMELPSLMAKVSDETDQVDYVIQNTSIGKGGDGSARSAAIMNITLQHNSPEDVQKILAAIMRRYERFIVSQVESVMGEAGRMIQDAKRALEADLQEAEEEYLVSRQNAPLFFQGEGSSNVYQDRYRRLSEELLELDIQQSTMRTRLDRVRESLKHIGGGSDLSDHLDKLALIDSDSLERLGAFAGLQVSASNSAEFKAAMPAKMEEARAQVTRLLMLNAEREKLTAVFGSGHPKVREINNEIQLVEDFVRKSKEQTSPEMAFGSQAIKPDALLRAYIGFIEHDIAAIGERRKELIALTTDAESKAKELIEYELKDLVLQKKIARHEAIFDGIVGQLQELNTASGLSGFLYEFLEVPRLGKRVWPNVPLCSLGGLVLGLLCGMVLAVGNELRDSRFRTAQEVDEAIGLLNLGHVGQMSAIDQGIAGLVATDGSSESEAFRLGRTILLPDIKSKKVRSIGFTSSMQGDGKSTIVANFAQAFAQVGLNVVVVDCDLRRPSQHRYLSLQDQQGMSEVLQAKLPLADVIQPTEIENLNAISAGKTPENPAELLQGVNLDKAIESLSNHFDLVLVDLPPVLAVSDPAVVLPRLDGAVLVVRVARIRREQLANAMQRLQSTGANLIGSMLNVVGADKEFDAGVSQYGYYRNDYTRSSSQRKRGRAASATGSVNNAA; this comes from the coding sequence ATGACAGGATCCACTTCGGTGACACAGCATCAACCCAACCGACGCGGCGGTTCGACCGAATCGCCTCGCACCGGACTCGGTTTGCCGCTGCGCAATAGCGTCGAAGCGATCAACCTGCCACAACTGATCGCACGCCAGCGATGGTTGATTCTGTTTCTTGGCAGTTGCGGGCTGGCGATGGGCGTGGCCTATGCGACGCACGCCGAGGTCTTGTACGAATCGCAAGCCAAAGTCTTGGTGGCCCAACGTTCGGCCGGCCTGAACAATTCCGGCACGGGCACCGATGTCGTCGACGAAGACGTCTTGGCCAATCACATGGGACTGATCCGGTCACGAAAAATCGTGTCCGAAGCACTGGCCGAATACGGTCTGATGGAATTGCCGTCCTTGATGGCAAAGGTCAGCGACGAAACGGACCAGGTCGATTACGTGATTCAGAACACGTCGATCGGCAAAGGCGGCGACGGGTCGGCTCGCAGCGCAGCGATCATGAACATCACGCTGCAGCACAACAGCCCCGAAGACGTCCAAAAAATCCTTGCGGCCATCATGCGGCGCTATGAACGCTTCATCGTGTCGCAAGTGGAAAGCGTCATGGGGGAAGCGGGCCGTATGATTCAAGACGCCAAGCGTGCGTTGGAAGCCGATCTGCAGGAGGCCGAAGAAGAATACTTGGTCAGCCGGCAAAACGCGCCGCTGTTCTTCCAGGGTGAAGGCAGCAGCAACGTCTACCAGGATCGCTATCGCCGATTGTCCGAGGAATTGTTGGAACTGGACATCCAACAATCCACCATGCGGACGCGTTTGGATCGGGTTCGCGAATCTTTGAAACATATCGGAGGCGGTTCGGATCTCAGCGATCACTTGGACAAACTGGCGCTGATCGACAGCGACAGCCTGGAACGCCTGGGGGCGTTTGCTGGTCTGCAAGTCTCCGCATCCAATTCGGCCGAATTTAAGGCGGCCATGCCCGCCAAAATGGAAGAAGCTCGGGCACAGGTCACCCGGCTGTTGATGCTGAACGCCGAACGTGAAAAGCTGACCGCTGTCTTTGGGTCCGGACATCCGAAGGTCCGTGAAATCAACAACGAGATCCAGCTGGTCGAAGACTTCGTTCGTAAAAGCAAAGAACAAACATCCCCCGAGATGGCGTTCGGCAGCCAAGCGATCAAACCCGACGCGTTGCTGCGTGCCTACATCGGATTCATCGAACACGACATTGCCGCGATCGGTGAACGCCGAAAAGAATTGATCGCGTTGACCACCGATGCGGAAAGCAAAGCCAAGGAACTGATCGAATACGAGCTAAAGGACTTGGTCCTGCAGAAGAAGATCGCGCGTCACGAAGCCATCTTTGACGGCATCGTCGGTCAGTTGCAAGAATTGAACACGGCCAGTGGGCTTAGCGGGTTCCTGTATGAATTCTTGGAAGTCCCCCGGCTCGGCAAACGCGTTTGGCCCAATGTTCCACTTTGTTCGCTCGGTGGATTGGTGCTCGGGTTGTTGTGCGGCATGGTTCTGGCCGTCGGTAACGAATTGCGTGACAGCCGGTTCCGCACCGCACAAGAGGTCGACGAAGCGATCGGCTTGCTAAACCTGGGACACGTCGGGCAGATGTCAGCGATTGATCAGGGTATCGCCGGCTTGGTTGCCACCGACGGGTCGTCCGAATCGGAGGCGTTTCGTCTGGGACGGACGATCTTGCTGCCTGATATCAAATCCAAAAAGGTTCGCAGCATTGGATTCACCAGTTCCATGCAGGGCGATGGCAAATCAACGATCGTTGCCAACTTTGCCCAAGCATTTGCACAGGTGGGGCTGAACGTCGTCGTGGTGGACTGTGACCTGCGGCGTCCAAGCCAACATCGTTATCTCAGCCTGCAAGATCAGCAGGGGATGTCCGAGGTGCTGCAAGCCAAATTGCCGTTGGCCGATGTGATTCAGCCGACTGAAATTGAAAATTTAAATGCCATCTCGGCAGGCAAAACTCCAGAGAACCCGGCGGAACTACTGCAGGGCGTCAACCTGGACAAGGCGATCGAATCGCTGTCAAACCATTTCGATTTGGTCCTGGTCGACCTGCCGCCTGTCCTTGCGGTCAGCGATCCGGCGGTCGTGTTGCCGCGACTGGATGGCGCGGTCTTGGTCGTTCGCGTGGCGCGGATTCGTCGCGAACAATTGGCCAATGCGATGCAGCGCTTGCAATCCACGGGCGCGAACTTGATCGGTTCGATGCTGAATGTGGTCGGTGCGGACAAGGAATTTGACGCGGGCGTTTCGCAATACGGTTACTACCGAAACGATTACACGCGGTCGTCCAGCCAGCGTAAGCGTGGTCGCGCCGCGTCCGCCACGGGCTCCGTCAACAACGCCGCCTAA
- a CDS encoding class I SAM-dependent methyltransferase → MTAKLLRSLPGSSVITNDADRQGDVLLAMEALETALKHCDFQTVLDVGSGAGKHAELFHQHGKSVTTIDFGKSIYYQKRDQHRTDIIADYYEYQFDHPFDLVWASHVLEHQPNPNDFLKKVHRDTKEGGWVVITVPPLKHQIVGGHLSLWNAGMLLYHLIFAGFDCRTAWVKRSGYNISVIVDKRSIVLPELHYDSGDINRLSAFLPHGLGEGFDGNIRSMNWPD, encoded by the coding sequence ATGACAGCGAAACTGCTGCGGTCATTACCCGGGTCTAGCGTGATCACCAACGACGCCGACCGGCAAGGCGATGTGTTGTTGGCGATGGAGGCGTTGGAAACCGCACTGAAGCATTGTGACTTTCAAACCGTTCTGGATGTTGGAAGTGGTGCAGGAAAACATGCGGAACTTTTTCACCAACATGGAAAGTCTGTCACGACCATTGATTTCGGAAAGTCGATCTATTATCAGAAACGCGACCAGCATCGAACGGACATCATCGCGGATTACTATGAATACCAGTTCGATCATCCGTTTGATTTGGTTTGGGCCAGCCATGTGTTGGAACACCAGCCCAATCCGAATGACTTTCTGAAAAAGGTGCATCGTGATACCAAGGAGGGCGGTTGGGTGGTGATCACCGTGCCGCCCCTAAAGCACCAAATCGTCGGCGGGCATCTATCACTGTGGAATGCAGGAATGCTGTTGTACCACTTGATCTTCGCCGGGTTCGATTGCCGAACCGCTTGGGTGAAACGATCGGGTTACAACATCAGCGTGATCGTCGACAAGCGAAGCATCGTTTTGCCAGAACTTCACTATGACAGCGGCGACATCAATCGTCTGTCCGCATTTTTGCCCCACGGCTTAGGCGAAGGATTTGATGGAAACATTCGTTCCATGAATTGGCCGGATTGA
- a CDS encoding lipopolysaccharide biosynthesis protein — translation MISPPDTSHGTTFLLNRLFRLATSGGLAFVLRVGGAAAGVLMNVAVTRAMGAEEAGRFFVGQIIMITAAMFARLGLDSTIVRQIAAKKVTNDRRGMSDVILVSVGFTGMALCLAGSAVWLAGHELPVFWDPGGYQAVIRSTAWAMIPFALTQLLAFGFQGLGRINTYMCFAFLAFPGSVILLTQLDDRFGIHDAADLMLAAAIVNALIVVVAGLIWFRFVPPRRYSRSIDPRQMIADSVPLLSASGITQGNRWASQLILAFFASPAVVAALSNANRAAGLVSFLLTAVDSVVAPRFATLSSLHRSDAIRRLVYQINGLIIAVSAPIVVLVFIFAEPIMGIFGNGFRPHANLLRILAIGQFINAATGCVRCAMVMCGHGREFRNAIGWSAVIGIVVALTLTPWLGGIGAAISAAVAASISNVAAAIVMRSVMDINVFNPANSWNECFHQILRLSRGAKMRTDD, via the coding sequence ATGATCAGCCCACCTGACACGTCACATGGGACAACATTTTTGCTGAATCGGCTGTTTCGACTGGCGACCTCCGGCGGGCTGGCTTTTGTGCTGCGCGTCGGGGGTGCTGCGGCAGGTGTGTTGATGAATGTTGCGGTCACCCGTGCAATGGGGGCCGAGGAGGCCGGACGCTTTTTCGTCGGCCAGATCATCATGATCACCGCTGCGATGTTCGCCCGTCTGGGATTGGACAGTACCATCGTCCGTCAAATCGCGGCGAAGAAGGTGACCAACGATCGCCGGGGGATGAGCGACGTGATCCTGGTTTCGGTGGGATTCACCGGCATGGCTTTATGTCTGGCCGGTTCCGCAGTCTGGCTGGCGGGTCATGAACTTCCCGTGTTTTGGGATCCAGGTGGCTATCAGGCGGTCATCCGGTCGACCGCTTGGGCCATGATCCCGTTCGCGTTGACTCAATTGCTGGCCTTTGGCTTTCAAGGACTTGGACGGATCAACACGTACATGTGTTTTGCGTTCCTAGCGTTTCCCGGATCTGTCATTCTCTTGACGCAACTGGATGATCGCTTCGGAATTCACGACGCCGCAGATCTGATGCTCGCGGCAGCCATCGTCAATGCATTGATTGTGGTCGTGGCCGGATTGATTTGGTTTCGATTCGTCCCGCCACGTCGCTATTCACGGTCGATCGATCCGCGGCAAATGATTGCCGATTCGGTACCACTTCTAAGTGCTTCGGGGATCACCCAAGGCAACCGCTGGGCGTCGCAGTTGATCCTGGCGTTCTTTGCCAGTCCGGCTGTGGTCGCAGCGTTAAGCAATGCCAATCGCGCGGCCGGTCTGGTCAGCTTTCTGTTGACCGCCGTCGACAGCGTGGTCGCCCCCAGATTTGCGACACTAAGTTCGCTGCACCGCTCCGATGCGATCCGCCGATTGGTTTATCAAATCAATGGGCTGATCATTGCAGTCAGCGCACCGATCGTCGTGCTGGTATTCATCTTTGCCGAACCGATCATGGGAATCTTCGGCAACGGTTTTCGCCCGCACGCCAACCTGTTGCGTATCTTGGCGATCGGACAGTTCATTAATGCGGCCACTGGTTGCGTGCGATGTGCGATGGTGATGTGCGGTCACGGCCGCGAATTTCGAAACGCCATCGGTTGGTCCGCGGTGATCGGAATCGTCGTGGCGTTGACTCTGACGCCGTGGCTGGGCGGCATCGGAGCGGCAATCAGCGCGGCGGTGGCTGCATCAATTTCCAATGTTGCCGCTGCGATCGTGATGCGATCCGTGATGGACATCAACGTTTTCAATCCGGCCAATTCATGGAACGAATGTTTCCATCAAATCCTTCGCCTAAGCCGTGGGGCAAAAATGCGGACAGACGATTGA